A single region of the Chryseobacterium culicis genome encodes:
- a CDS encoding helix-turn-helix domain-containing protein, which translates to MANGNLNVRTLRELYQQLGLPVDYLEEESGFTIHYLEETFHDLPFRSEPFRPNYFSFLFIKSAFGYYTIDDQRFEVTSDTVYFTNPGNYRIFEWEKLEHTCLITFGEGFLKEYVHDDVYNDFSFLLSEVVSPRVLTSGQFSQIEELYTLIHKEYRGSSLYKNKIIGALVIALLLKIKEYFFQEYNPIYEGNRGSQIVKNFKQNIERHFRDLINGKTNTQFRVQDYADLQSLHVNYLSSVISSKTGKTISSWIADKATTEAKVMLQDEGLSIKEIAARLGFLETSHFSNYFKKHTSISPVEYRKQYFRKES; encoded by the coding sequence ATGGCAAACGGTAATCTGAATGTACGCACTTTGCGCGAGCTCTATCAGCAGCTGGGACTTCCTGTAGATTATCTGGAAGAAGAATCCGGCTTTACCATTCATTACCTGGAAGAAACTTTCCATGATTTACCTTTTCGTTCAGAACCTTTTCGTCCTAATTATTTCAGCTTCTTGTTTATTAAAAGTGCATTCGGATATTATACCATTGATGATCAGAGATTTGAAGTGACTTCAGACACCGTTTATTTCACCAATCCCGGCAATTACCGCATTTTCGAATGGGAAAAACTGGAACATACCTGCCTGATAACCTTTGGAGAAGGATTTTTGAAAGAATATGTACATGATGATGTCTATAATGACTTCTCGTTTCTTTTGTCCGAAGTGGTTTCACCGCGTGTTTTAACTTCCGGTCAGTTTAGTCAGATAGAAGAACTATACACGTTGATTCATAAGGAATATAGAGGAAGTTCCCTGTATAAGAATAAAATTATCGGAGCTCTTGTGATTGCGTTACTGTTGAAAATTAAAGAATATTTCTTCCAGGAATATAATCCTATTTATGAAGGAAACCGAGGCTCTCAGATTGTAAAAAACTTTAAACAGAATATTGAACGGCATTTCAGAGATCTGATTAACGGAAAAACCAATACCCAGTTCAGAGTTCAGGATTACGCAGATCTGCAGTCACTCCATGTTAACTATCTGTCAAGTGTGATCAGTAGTAAAACCGGAAAAACAATCAGTTCATGGATTGCGGATAAAGCGACTACCGAAGCAAAAGTAATGCTGCAGGATGAAGGACTCAGTATCAAAGAAATCGCTGCCCGTCTGGGCTTTCTGGAAACCTCTCATTTCAGCAATTATTTCAAAAAACATACTTCTATCAGCCCTGTGGAGTACAGAAAACAATACTTCAGAAAAGAATCTTAG
- a CDS encoding SDR family NAD(P)-dependent oxidoreductase translates to MSKTVLITGASKGFGKAWAEAFLAKGYKVAATARNVETLHDLKEKYGDSVLPLTLDVDKREESLAVVQKVHQHFGSIDILINNAGYALTGAVEETNEQEARAQFETNFFGTLWLTQAVLPIMRDQKSGHIIQVSSILGLATLPTMGLYNASKFALEGLSETLATEVKSFGIHVTLVEPNGYASNIWHTGINTQSNPAYDDVKKAFSESETSFGNVEATAPALIKLAETENPPLRLLLGKVALPFVKHNYEQRLKVWEEWNDLSVEAHG, encoded by the coding sequence ATGTCAAAAACAGTTTTAATTACAGGTGCATCAAAAGGTTTCGGAAAAGCATGGGCAGAAGCTTTTTTAGCAAAAGGATACAAAGTAGCGGCAACAGCCAGAAATGTTGAAACCCTCCATGATTTAAAAGAAAAATATGGAGATTCTGTATTGCCTTTAACGTTAGATGTAGATAAAAGGGAAGAATCTTTAGCAGTGGTTCAGAAAGTTCATCAGCATTTTGGCAGCATCGATATTCTGATCAATAATGCAGGATATGCATTAACGGGAGCAGTTGAAGAAACAAACGAACAGGAAGCCAGAGCACAGTTCGAAACGAATTTCTTTGGAACATTATGGCTTACACAGGCAGTACTTCCTATTATGAGAGATCAGAAAAGCGGTCATATCATTCAGGTTTCTTCTATTTTAGGATTGGCAACTTTACCTACTATGGGACTTTATAATGCTTCTAAGTTTGCCCTGGAAGGATTAAGCGAAACTTTAGCTACAGAAGTGAAAAGCTTCGGTATTCATGTAACTTTAGTAGAACCTAACGGCTATGCATCCAATATCTGGCATACAGGAATCAATACCCAAAGTAATCCGGCTTACGATGATGTGAAAAAGGCTTTCTCTGAATCTGAAACCTCATTTGGAAATGTAGAAGCAACAGCTCCTGCCCTGATAAAGTTAGCAGAAACTGAAAATCCTCCATTGCGTTTATTGCTTGGGAAAGTAGCACTGCCATTTGTAAAACACAATTATGAGCAAAGATTAAAAGTATGGGAAGAATGGAATGATTTATCTGTAGAAGCCCACGGGTAA
- a CDS encoding nuclear transport factor 2 family protein codes for MNIFKLLSMVLMMACSLNACGQRYQNHQHKKIKSMDTSKIKNIKVKQAIEAFQASDIEKWMSLFAKDAVLLDDGNPRDLKEFSTHAILIENFVSIDKVEDNGNSVYGAFHSDKYGDFKAYFKFHFNKEGKINKLEIGQADN; via the coding sequence ATGAATATTTTTAAATTATTAAGTATGGTATTGATGATGGCTTGCAGTCTGAATGCTTGTGGACAGCGGTATCAAAACCATCAACACAAAAAAATAAAGAGTATGGATACTTCGAAAATTAAAAATATAAAAGTAAAACAGGCTATTGAAGCCTTCCAGGCAAGTGATATAGAAAAATGGATGTCTCTTTTTGCTAAAGATGCAGTGTTGCTTGATGATGGTAATCCAAGAGATCTGAAAGAATTTTCAACCCATGCCATTCTTATTGAAAATTTCGTAAGCATTGACAAAGTGGAGGATAACGGAAATTCAGTGTATGGAGCATTCCACAGTGATAAATACGGAGATTTTAAAGCCTATTTTAAATTCCATTTTAATAAAGAAGGGAAAATAAACAAGCTTGAAATAGGGCAGGCAGATAATTAA
- a CDS encoding TetR/AcrR family transcriptional regulator yields MAKGEETRQFIIEKAAPIFNTKGIAATSMSDIMEATKLSKGSMYVHFENKEVLACAAVEHNMKMLSDRLQRALTQHKTSKEQLFAYIDFFSDPNHPPVVGGCPLLNFGTEADDTNPIVKEKVNRSIKQGQDLLSGIIERGIAHKEFRADWNPAEFATVLFAMLEGGHLMSRMSGNNDKMEVIGNSLKKMIEENGL; encoded by the coding sequence ATGGCAAAAGGGGAAGAAACCAGACAGTTCATTATAGAAAAAGCAGCACCTATTTTTAATACAAAAGGAATTGCAGCTACTTCTATGAGTGATATTATGGAGGCAACCAAATTGTCTAAAGGCAGTATGTACGTCCATTTTGAGAATAAAGAGGTTCTGGCCTGTGCCGCTGTGGAACATAATATGAAAATGCTAAGCGACAGACTTCAAAGAGCTTTAACCCAACATAAAACTTCTAAAGAACAGTTATTCGCTTATATTGATTTTTTTAGTGATCCTAATCATCCTCCGGTGGTAGGAGGCTGTCCTTTATTAAATTTCGGAACGGAAGCTGATGATACCAATCCCATTGTAAAAGAAAAGGTAAACCGTTCTATTAAGCAGGGTCAGGATTTACTTTCCGGTATTATTGAGAGAGGAATTGCCCATAAAGAATTCAGAGCAGACTGGAATCCGGCAGAATTTGCAACGGTTTTATTTGCCATGCTGGAAGGTGGGCACCTGATGTCACGAATGTCCGGTAATAATGATAAAATGGAAGTTATTGGCAACAGTCTTAAAAAAATGATAGAGGAAAATGGACTATAA
- a CDS encoding SDR family oxidoreductase — protein MSTLNNKVILVTGASRGIGAEIAQQLASAGAKIIVNYAGGKDAAEKVVASIQDNGGNAIAIQADVSNAEAVKQLFDQAISHYGKIDVLVNNAGIMITKLIKDTTDEDFSRQFDINVRGTFNTLREAATKLADNGSIINFSSTTTRVMMPTYGTYVATKGAVEQLTRVFAKELGSRGINVNAILPGPTNTALFTEGKPQEVIDRLASLNAFNRLGEPADIAKIVVFLAGDDAKWISGQTIGANGAMA, from the coding sequence ATGAGTACATTAAACAACAAAGTAATCCTTGTGACCGGAGCGTCAAGAGGTATCGGGGCTGAAATAGCACAACAATTAGCTTCAGCCGGAGCAAAAATTATTGTTAACTACGCTGGCGGAAAAGATGCTGCTGAAAAAGTAGTTGCATCCATACAGGATAATGGAGGGAATGCGATTGCCATACAGGCAGATGTGAGCAATGCTGAGGCTGTAAAACAGTTATTCGATCAGGCAATCAGTCATTATGGTAAGATTGATGTATTGGTAAATAATGCCGGAATTATGATTACCAAACTGATCAAAGACACTACTGATGAAGACTTTTCCCGTCAGTTTGACATCAATGTAAGAGGAACGTTCAATACTCTGAGAGAAGCTGCCACTAAACTTGCTGATAACGGAAGTATTATCAATTTCTCTTCAACAACTACCAGAGTGATGATGCCAACGTATGGAACCTATGTAGCGACTAAAGGAGCTGTGGAACAATTAACCCGTGTTTTCGCTAAAGAATTGGGAAGCAGAGGAATCAATGTGAATGCAATACTTCCGGGACCTACTAACACCGCATTGTTTACAGAAGGAAAACCTCAGGAAGTAATAGACAGACTGGCTTCTTTAAATGCCTTTAACCGTTTGGGAGAACCTGCTGATATCGCCAAAATTGTTGTCTTTCTGGCTGGTGATGATGCCAAATGGATCAGCGGACAAACGATTGGAGCCAATGGGGCTATGGCTTAA
- a CDS encoding DUF1097 domain-containing protein codes for MKTLPIAIAFGFFGAVAVTVSFSLQWPTWVMFVAWVSFYIFGKKIETSLWALLQIVLGMMMAILIQVSAGGLQQLIGGLGFPVAVFLYIGSLAYFAGTKKLNNIPAWFLGLIILFGAHPPLEPLPVLNLLIPILAGFLFAWLNNKVVDMIHERQTSKSTVQ; via the coding sequence ATGAAGACTTTACCAATTGCTATTGCTTTCGGATTTTTCGGAGCGGTTGCTGTCACTGTTTCTTTTTCTTTGCAGTGGCCTACATGGGTGATGTTTGTAGCCTGGGTCAGTTTCTATATTTTCGGTAAAAAGATCGAAACCTCACTTTGGGCACTTTTACAGATTGTACTGGGAATGATGATGGCGATTCTGATACAGGTTTCTGCTGGCGGATTGCAGCAGTTGATCGGAGGGTTAGGTTTTCCCGTGGCAGTTTTCCTGTACATAGGATCATTAGCCTACTTTGCAGGAACAAAAAAGCTGAACAATATTCCTGCCTGGTTTCTGGGTTTAATCATCCTGTTTGGAGCTCATCCTCCACTGGAACCATTGCCTGTACTCAACTTATTAATACCCATTTTAGCAGGATTTCTATTTGCCTGGCTGAACAATAAGGTAGTTGATATGATTCATGAAAGACAGACATCAAAATCAACTGTTCAATAA
- a CDS encoding SDR family oxidoreductase has translation MNSLQNKVAVITGSGRGLGKAIAERYAALGADIILNYSRDKASTDEVESNIKAMGRKVISVQADVSKVSEIKYLFEEAKKAFGKIDIVVANAGIEMVETPVTQFTEEQFDRLFSINTKGAYFTMQQAALNVEDHGRIIYVASSTTAFPVPGMAVYGGSKTTPRYLVDVLSKEIGHRGVTVNTIIPFAVDHSGIFAEEGSYPELRKSLIDSCPMGRLAEVEDVANIAEFFASDLSSFVNGQHLLVNGGANQ, from the coding sequence ATGAATTCATTACAAAATAAAGTAGCTGTTATTACCGGCTCAGGAAGAGGTTTGGGAAAAGCTATTGCAGAACGTTATGCTGCGCTGGGTGCAGATATCATATTAAATTATTCCCGTGACAAAGCTTCCACAGATGAGGTAGAAAGCAATATCAAGGCTATGGGAAGAAAGGTTATTTCCGTTCAGGCAGATGTGAGCAAAGTGTCTGAAATAAAATACCTTTTTGAGGAAGCTAAAAAAGCATTCGGGAAAATAGATATTGTTGTTGCCAATGCCGGAATTGAAATGGTGGAAACTCCTGTAACGCAGTTCACGGAAGAACAGTTTGACAGACTTTTTTCCATCAATACCAAAGGGGCTTATTTTACCATGCAGCAGGCAGCTTTGAACGTGGAAGACCATGGACGTATCATTTATGTTGCCTCAAGTACCACAGCTTTTCCTGTTCCCGGGATGGCTGTGTATGGCGGAAGTAAAACAACACCAAGATATTTGGTAGATGTATTGTCCAAAGAAATTGGCCATCGTGGAGTAACGGTGAATACAATTATTCCTTTTGCGGTAGATCATTCGGGAATTTTTGCGGAAGAAGGAAGCTATCCTGAATTGAGAAAATCCCTGATTGACAGCTGTCCGATGGGAAGACTGGCGGAAGTAGAAGATGTAGCCAATATTGCAGAATTCTTTGCCAGTGATCTTTCTTCATTTGTGAACGGGCAGCATTTATTAGTCAATGGCGGAGCTAATCAGTAA